The bacterium DNA window GAACGGCGCGGGCGGATTCTTGGTCTTCTCGCGACGCTTGACCTCGGAGACGACGAACGGCGCGCCTTCGACGTCCGCCAGGACGTCCTTCGCGGCGGCCTCATTCTCGAGGCGGAACGCCTTGCCGTCGATGTGGTGGAGCTTGGCCTCGAAGCGCTCGCCCTCGGCCTCGAGGAGCGCGGTGATGGACCAGTACTCCTCGGGCTCGAAGGCGCGGATCTCGGCCTCGCGATCCGTGATCAGGCGGAGCGCCACCGTCTGCACGCGGCCCGCGGACAGTCCGGGCCGGATCGGCTTCCAGAGGAGAGGGCTCACCTGGTAGCCGACGAGGCGATCCAGGATCCGCCGCGCCTGCTGCGCCTCGACCTTGCGCATGTCGATGTCGCCGGGGTTCTCGAGGGCGCGGCGGACGGCGTCCCGCGTGATCTCGTGGAAGAGGACGCGGCGGAAGCGCGGCCCTCCACCGCGGCGGCGCTTGCCGTCGCTGTTGTAGCCGAGCTGCTCCGCCACGTGGTAGGCGATGGCCTCACCTTCCCGGTCCGGGTCGGTCGCGAGGATGATCTCCTCGGCGGACTGGGCTTCCTTCTTCAGCTCCTGGATGACCTTGCCCTTGCCTCGGATGGTGACGTAGCGGGGCTCGAAGCCGTGCTCGACGTCGACGCCCAGCTCGTGCTCGGGCAGGTCCCGGATGTGGCCCACCGAGGCGCGGACCTTGAACCCGGGGCCCAGATACTTGCCGATGGTCCGGGCCTTGGCCGGCGATTCGACGATCACGAGCCGGCTCTTCTGCTTCTGTTCCGCCATCTCTCCCAATCCGTGCTGCGGCCTCCGCGGGCGCGTGCCCCCGGCGGCCGGCTCAGCCATCCCAGTCGTCCTCGTACCCGGCGGGGTTCCGTGCACCGTAGTGGCGCGCGATCCCGGCGATCTCCGCCGCGACCTCGTCGGGGTCGCGGCCGTCCACGTCCACAGCCACGTCGGCCTGGCGGTAGAACGACTCGCGCTCGGACAGCAGGAGGCGGGCCCGCGCCAGCGGGTCCGGCCCCGCGAGCAGCGGTCGGTGGATCCGGTCGCGCATGGCGCGGCGGACGGCTTCCTCGGGTGACACCCGCAGCCAGACCACCAGCGTCCCGGGCGCGAGGCGTTCGAGCGACCCGGGCTGCGTGATCCAGCCGCCGCCGGGCGCGAGCACGATGTGGTCCAGGTGGCCGTACTCGGCCGTCAGTTCGGCCTCGAGCGCCCGGAACGCCGGCTCGCCCATGCGCCGGAATATATCCGGGATGGGAAGGCCGGTCCGTCGCTCGATCTCCTCGTCGAAGTCGAGGAAGTCCCAGCCGAGGATGCCTGCGAGCCGCCGGCCGACGGTGGACTTGCCGGAGGCCATGAAGCCGACGAGCACGATCCGGCGGACCCGCGGCGGGGGTTCAGTCCGCCGCGGACGGCGCCCACGCACCGGCCGTTCTCCCGTCCCGGATCTGCTCGAGGTAGCCGTAGAAGTTGCGGCGCAGCTCGGTCATGGAGTCGCCGCCGAACTTCTCCAGCACCGCGTCCGCGAGTACGATGGCGACCATCGCCTCGCCGACCACGGCCGCGGCCGGCACGGCGGTGACGTCGCTGCGCTCAATGGCCGCGCGCGCTGCCTCGCCCGTGCGCAGGTCCACGCTGCGCAGGGGCTTCATCAACGTGGAAAGCGGCTTCATGGCCGCGCGCAGCACG harbors:
- a CDS encoding shikimate kinase (catalyzes the formation of shikimate 3-phosphate from shikimate in aromatic amino acid biosynthesis), with the protein product MRGRRPRRTEPPPRVRRIVLVGFMASGKSTVGRRLAGILGWDFLDFDEEIERRTGLPIPDIFRRMGEPAFRALEAELTAEYGHLDHIVLAPGGGWITQPGSLERLAPGTLVVWLRVSPEEAVRRAMRDRIHRPLLAGPDPLARARLLLSERESFYRQADVAVDVDGRDPDEVAAEIAGIARHYGARNPAGYEDDWDG